The Sulfuricurvum sp. DNA segment AATAGAATTTCAAAATGTTTCATTTGCCTATCCAGGCGCTACCAATAATGCCTTAGAAAATGTCTCTTTTAAAATTGAAGCGGGTGAGAAAGTCGCTATTTTAGGGCGTAATGGTTCAGGTAAAACAACGATTGAGAAATTGATTTTGGGACTTTACAAGCCAATAAGTGGATCTGTTTTAATTGATGGTATTGATATCAATCAAATAGACCCAGTCGATTTACGCAAAAATATAGGGTATGTTCCTCAAGATGTTTTACTTCTCAATGGCACAGTGCGTGAAAATATTGTTTACAGAGCCCCTTATGTTGATGATGAGGTGTTTTTGCGAGCTGTTAAATTAGGTGGTGTTGATGATTTTATTGATTCACATCCTTTAGGAGCAGATTTACCGGTGATGGAAAGAGGTGATGGCATTTCAGGCGGTCAGCGTCAAAGTATTGCCATTGCTAGGGCATTCTTGCTGGATTCTCCTATTATTTTATTAGATGAGCCAACAAACTCTTTAGATAGTAGCTCTGAAAATAAAATTAAAAATTTACTCAAATCAAATATTGAAGGCAAAACAGCACTTCTTGTAACGCATAAAATGGCTCTTTTAGATTTAGTGGATAGACTTATTGTTATAGAGCGTTCACATGTACTCTTAGATGGCAGTAAAGAGGATGTTTTGGCAAAACTAAATGGTGTAAAACGATGAAAAATAACACTTACGATGAACGTGATTTACAATACATGTCGAGCCTTAGTGAGGCCATTTTACAAAAAGCGCCTAGTGCCTCTAAAAAATTAATTTGGCTAGTCTCTATTGCCATAGCATGGCTTATTATTTGGGCAAGTATTGCAGATATTGATGAAATCACAAGGGGGCAAGGCAAGATTATTCCTTCACAGCAATTGCAAGTGGTGCAAAATCTTGAAGGTGGTATTGTTTCGGAGATTTTAGTGAAAGAGGGAGATTTTGTAAAAAAAGGT contains these protein-coding regions:
- a CDS encoding ATP-binding cassette domain-containing protein is translated as IEFQNVSFAYPGATNNALENVSFKIEAGEKVAILGRNGSGKTTIEKLILGLYKPISGSVLIDGIDINQIDPVDLRKNIGYVPQDVLLLNGTVRENIVYRAPYVDDEVFLRAVKLGGVDDFIDSHPLGADLPVMERGDGISGGQRQSIAIARAFLLDSPIILLDEPTNSLDSSSENKIKNLLKSNIEGKTALLVTHKMALLDLVDRLIVIERSHVLLDGSKEDVLAKLNGVKR